The sequence below is a genomic window from Neodiprion pinetum isolate iyNeoPine1 chromosome 7, iyNeoPine1.2, whole genome shotgun sequence.
ATTATCTGATACGTCATAGAGTTGGTTGAAAGACCTGAATATACTTGTAAAATAAGGTGAGAGCACCGCAATTACTGTCCTGatacaaattttaatcaacaGCTTACCCCGGGCTTCCGACGCTCCTGTGGTTAGTGGCGGTTCGATATTTTCATGGGGCACTAAGTTCAAGTACACCGGTCGCACAGAGAAAGAAGTTCTCGAAGAGACGGGTCCGCTTCGAAAGGAGGAACCTGCTATTCAACGTGGTAACGCACGCACATCTAGTCTCAGAAGAAAGGCGAGCAGCGTTCCTGCCACGCCGAGCACCCCGAGTCAAGATTTGGTCGAAATTCGTAAGCAGTTTATTCATAACGTAATGCAATTATGCACAGACTGAGTAAATTAACCCGGATCAAGCCGAGTCGTTGGATTAATTTGATCGGTGGAACCAATTAGCTAAGCTTGAAGCGAACgcattttcattgaatttatatatacataaaacaCTATGAAGTCTGTACCTGTTTTTACTTTCTATCGTAACTGAAATATAGGGTtccgtgtataaaataaaaaatttttatagtcTTCAGACAGCTTTAATCACGCCAATTTATACTTACTTGTAccacattttcttgtaattccaAGTTGGAATGCCTCTGGAATTTTCTCGCAACCATATCGACTGAGATTTTCCTTCTcgtgtatacattttttataggaatattttttcaaggtCTAGTAATACTTTGTTCCTGTTGCATACCAGCGATACTTATATAcgactgttttgaaaatcaacaGGATACTCGAGCTTGCCACGGAGCTGTCATAGTGCTGGTCTCGACGGTACTGGGATGTGTGAAAGTGGCGGAGTTCCTTTCAGCTCTCCGTACTGCCCAGACAACACTCTGCCTCTGTTGGAGACGGTGTCGGAAGATCAAGAGATTCACGCTCGTCGAAATAACGGTTGGTTGCCGCCACTTCTTCCCAGCTTTTTCATCCTCGTTTTTCGATCTCCAAACCCCGTTCCAAATTGTCTCGTCCCCTTGAATCCGCTGGATTTAAGCAAGGTGTCAGATTTTTTCACCgcgtttaaaattatgtacataCCTGAGAAAGCAGAAACAGGCTGCTATCAGGAAATATGTGGGAAATTATAAAACACTGTGTGTAGATATATATTGTATAGTTttagtatacatatgtatacatatgtatgtatacgacGTGCACATAGTATCTTAAATTTAATTACTTATAAACTCACTCATCACTCACGAAATTTATCACATGTTCACGATTTTAATATGCAggtgttaattttttcgatagtaattgtttctctttttttcttgaacaATCATTTCACcaagttggaaatttttttcagaaatcttAAGTTTTTACAACTGCAAGTCAGTAACGATCATAACTACtacagttttaatttttttaattttttccgatcacaTTCGTTTGTTGGATcagacatttattttttctaagtTTATTACTGAGATATGATCTGTGCTCAGAGAAAAAAGGTATGTACCGTAGTagaaacgagaaaataatGAGGAAACGGTTAGCGAATCTAgagtttaaataaaaaacgatgCATTGAAAATGAGCTCGGATATGTTAGGAGCATTATTTGAGTTTCCACAAATTAGTTGCATGACGAAACGTTTTTGACTATCAAGCTTATTATCatggtaaaattttatctcgattatataattattgataagTTTAAGCGGGTTGCAACGATTAGCCAAAGTCTTGCTTTTTACTCATAGGCTTTTTTagattttcatttgttattattttttttatttctctttctgtTCTTTAGCCGTAGACGAGAATGATTCGCATGCGAGCGCAGCCGGCGAACAGATACAGccggtgaaaaagttgaaatttgcAAAGACGACGTTCAGCAAGGCACCGCCGTTATACAGTCAGAGAATAGTGATAGGTACGGAGGAGTTaagtggaaaaaatatcgataaacTGGTGAGGCAAAAGATagattcatttgaaaaaagtccAAAAGTCGTCAGATCCACGGCCCTCATTGTTAAAACGTCAAAAACACTGGCAAATGGAATTTCTTCTTGCCCAAATTCATCGACTTTCAACTCAACTTCAAATATAAAGTTGAACGGTAACGTTTACCTATCCAAAGACTCTGCCCCAACGGATTTGAGCCGAGGTCTATCTTCCTCGTCCGGGCCTTTGCTCGTCGATCACAATCTCCAGGATATCGCAGGCATGAGGAAGTTCCAGGTAAACCCAAAGATAGACGATCCAGCACCGGGGCGAAATCGAATTAACTTTACGGACGGTGATTCTCTTTCGAACACAGGTGAGCTTtgtaaatttgtataaatatatattcttcCATAAATCagattagttttttttatttctctctttctatctgTAATTTGCCTATTGTAAATTATCCCTTATACTTCATACGTATATGTTACATTATATGTGTAtagattttctattttttttcttcttatataAACAGCTCGCAGGCTTTCTTACCTCGCATgtcttttcattcgttattaAACATACGTAATAATGAGACTTGAAAAACTCTTTTATTTAGGTCACCGACGATTTAGTCAAGCTTGAGGGACCGAATACTTATTGTTTACTTTAATTTTCGATAATcagtatagaaaaaaatttgcaaaaacgGCACTAATAAAAGATATCACGAGATTTCATGAAATCCCTTGATTTGAATATAATTGTAACGCTATAACAGAGAAATGCGGTTCATCTAAATTGtgttattgtaaatattttaacatggaaaAAGCTGTATTCTGTGTAATGAGATATAAATCCTGCCttgattttttaccattttatatAAACTTGACAATGGATACGCATGAAATATTCACCTTGTGTTTTTCTTGAAACTGGTAACGGTGAGCAAATAGTCTTCTGTCGTAACaagaataatatattattgaagTCTTTTTCGTAGATAGAACAGATTCCAGAATAATCTAATCTCAACTCGTTTAAGGATTGCTGCAAATCTTTGAaagaataatggaaaaaagagACAAGAGACCTGAATTTTCATAACTAATATAGGTATTGATATGCTTGTTGCAGTCGGTGCTGACGAGGCGGACACGAACGACTATTACTTCAGGGATTCGTTCGACCATTCCTCATCCGAAAGCCAACTATTAGACGCGACAGGAAAGCCTCACAGTAGATCGGTGACGCCTGTGCCGAAGATGCAGAAGCTGCAGAATTCGAAATTATGTTTACAAGTTCAGGGTTCGGGAAAAGTGTCCCATAAACGTCTCCatgtaataaaaatcttcGTCCCGGCGCTGATGCTGACCATTGTTGTACTCTGCATTGTGACGGTGCTGATATTCGAAACTGACACCGCGCTGTTCAACAGCATGCGAAAGACACCGGAAATGGTTGCTCTTAGGAATCAGTGCTACGCACCTATAAgggaatttttaaaaagcaaATTTGGTCTGTTCTGATGTCGTCTACggtatgagaaaaattttcatagtCTAAACTCTTAACGACAGTGCCAATTTAATCAGGGACGAGATAGGTTTACTATTATAATAGACCGTGCGGTAAATCGGACCGCGATACTTCTAATCAAATCTAAATTAACGTACGACGTTAACATTACGACGACTTGAAAGTCAATCGCAGCATTAATATTTTTGGTTTTAAGCTGTTTTTACGCTTTCACGATGCCCGTAACTTGCAACGTTAAGAAACTGGAATCTGAATTCCATCGCAGTATCTTTGCCACCCTCTCTCAAAGTGACCAAACTTCCGAGTTTCAATTACTTCAACTTTCATCCGCAGATATTGGAATTGCTTAATTTGAACGCCAATCTTTTTTTGTACGTGTTCGATTGTGGCTTGCGAATTACTACCTGTTGCGAAATCGCTGACACGATCTTAACGAGGGTTAAAAAGAGCGCTGTGATTTaactgaaaaagaaaattaattagtAAATAATCTGCTGGCACGTTGTCCGGCCTTTGGCTTTGAAAGAATgactttattcttttttttttttttttaattcagaaatgaaaattcaattatttctttttaaattcgaaGCGAAAGTAGGtgtgaacattttttcaatcatggaCTAATAATTATTTGACAAACTATCAATGCGTATAATAtgctatataatatataaaagcACGCGTTATAGAATGAAATTTACCCTATTTTATCGTCAAATGGAAACTGAGGAATAGATGATGTAATCAAAAAtgatttaatataataaatcgtTATAGCAATGTTAGGTAATTTTAATGTTCAACGAAAAGCAATTAATACGTAGGATTTAAGGGTATGCGTTTTTATCGCTAAAATAGATGGCATGACAGAGTAAAGAATATAATGTGCTTCGTTTAAGTGAATATAGAAAAAACTGTATAGTTTAGATTGAATATAGAATTCATTTATCATTACACGCCATTCTATCCGTTGGTAATATCTCAActgagtttaaaaatattttcttgccGCCTCTAAGGCATATCATTggttaatatttattaatttaatatatttatttcatacagatacattttatatatacacatatatatatatatataatattattttgtttaaattttctctcatGGTTCCTGATTACTTACATAAGTTTACGTATGTAAATCCTTTTACgatcgagtttttttttttttttctccacgcTTGTTTTctattcaaaatcaatttttattcaaagttgCTTTGTCGATGCACGTATGCCTTCATTCCCTAATTGTAATCTCTATTTCGTGTATTCTTCTAGTCCACAAAGCGTCCGAGTAATGCGATGAAAGTGAacaaagaataataatgaaaaaggtGTAAAACGAAGCGATGAAGAGtaagagtgtaaaattttatttgtgtaATTGATAGAtctgatttgtttttatttgttgGTGAAATGTACTCTTATCGACTAGGAAGATTTTACATCCACTAATATTGGTAGACGTAGAAATAATGTTCACGCATTCCTGGTGTAATttatcagcaaaaaaaaaaaaaacaaaaaaaaaaaacaaaaaaaaaatacgaaataaaataaaaaaaaaaaaacaacatatgTTTGCATAAGTCTGTGGATTGAAACTCGGTAGcgaaaaaacagaaagaaatgtaaatattatccAAAAACAAACGTTCAttaaaaattggcaaaatttattcaatctaTTCTCTATAAgcttaaatgaaaaatgatctaCAGAAGTTtgcagggaaaaaaatattcaccgaGGACACTTGGcgtgattttatttattcgtcgGAGGTAATGATAAGAAAATGCTTGGGTATTAAAATTGTTCTATAGTAAATGCCGCCGCTTAGAAATGAATCGCAGCTCCAGTTGTTGTAAAAGATAGGGATTTTTGTCACGAATACACGAGCCGTAGCAGAAAATTTCCCTGTACCGCAGAGCTAAAAAACCTAAACACCTTTTGCAAATCCATGCGTCAGCTGTTAATTGCATTgagcgaataaaaaaaaaaaaaaaatcaccttcCTTCTCTCAAGTTTTGTGTCTGTAATGACAAACCAGAAAGCTAAATACACAATAAACCTGATAAATGAAATAGACGAATCTTTGTAAACTGTCATTGTATTTCGCGTTTGTGAATCCTTGAAGCGCCAAAGTTGATTGCGAAAAGATTGTCTATCTTAAATATTTAACGTTACAAAACCGAACGATTGCGATGGCATCGATATTTTCCCCGTGAAAACTTTCGGACTGACCTTATTTCCTACAAGTGCCTACGCTGTACtaaaaatcttttttaatcaattattcgTCTCCGATATATAACGAGCGCACtctgtgtaaaattatttacaagttATTTCATCCGGTTCTCTTTTGAATCGCCGTGGTCATTCCACTCTCATCTAATTTGCAATCTCTGCTCGAAACGGAGGCGAAATATTGACATGCCAAAACTTCATGCAAAACTGTATAGTTTCATAGGAACTTTATagtttaataatatatttacacgaaCGATGTTTCTTCGACTTGAATAATTCGCGTAGCCTGAGTGCTTATCGGTAAAACTGATTGCTTCCTTGCGCTGTTTTCtaagaaagaagaataaataaataaatttaaaaaaaaaaaaaaaaacataaacaagtttgaaaatacttccgaccaatttttcaatcccttcccccccccccccaaaaaaaaaaaaaaaaaaaacaaaacaaaacaccCCCCCAAAAATTTTACGCGAATAATATCAAGTCCGAGAACCGTTGTACAATTGTACTTggaaattgtataaataatatatagatGTAAACGAATGTCAATTGCAATATACTTATAATGAATCTAGTTGTAAAGACAAAgagttgaacaaaaattttgcgggagaaaaCTATGAAGGAAagttaaataaattgaaataggtaattcattgtatacctatatcaCCTGTGTATAGTTATTAATTATTGCGAGtgtggaaaaacaaaaaaaaaaaacaaataaaataataatagtaatgatattaataataataatgataatgataataaaatttgtcgTACGGCGTAAAAATTGCGAAGATACAATTCTtaagcatttttcaaatcagtgCTGAATCGAATCCatgtaatgtaatatttttaacttATCGAACGACaaggaaaaaacaaacgagaaagaaaatacgAACAAAGTaagaatgagagaaaaaaaaactttcgcgTACAATTTGCACTAGTAAagtggtgataaaaaaaaaaaaaaaaaaaaagaaaggttgaaaaattgttgatgaCGAATGACGAGATTTGGGAATATtccgaattttaaaaattacaggTAAATAGAGCTACATCGAAAAACAGCAAACTATGGGGGAAATGTTTAATTTCTAATCGTAATATTAAATCTGCTGCAATAATTGCGGTACAAATTTCatacataataatacaaaCGAGCacattgtatatgtatatttgtgtatgattttttattttaaagaacgaaaaataacAAGGTGAAAAAACAACAAGACAAAAAGACAAACTATTACTAGAAAATACTTCTTAGTAACTATACCTAATACTATTATATTCATTGTGATAGGTCATAATAATTGTTCGGCATGAACGGTCTGGCAAAACGATGCAGGTCGAAAAATTAAAgcacggtagaaaaaaaaaaaaaataaaaatatcaaaaacacAAAACAATTCAACTCGAAGAATCTTTAACTGCTAATTGAATGCTAATTGTCTTTCGTTTCAAATTCTTATTTCAGTGAAAACTGAAACGAagagcacaaaaaaaaaaaaaatcgtaacaaGAAATAATCGAAGAACcgatataaaaattgagattTCAGAAAAAGTTTAGTAGAtgaaaaaagggggaaaaaaaaacaaatgctTTTCAGCTacgtgtataattaattattgatagCATAATTTTTACGCAATCTTGCCtggttataataatattaacaattatattaacagcaacaacaacaacaacaacaacaacaatagtaacaatatacattatactgTATAAGTGTAGTATATATTTGTCTTATATATACTTCTATTTACGTAGAAATTTGACATTTACGTCATAAAAAATACCAAACACTCAACcaaaacaagaaagaaaaaagaattttaatttgatttatgTACATAATTGTCGCGATTGTGTTATGTATGTGTATGACATCAGCTGGGAATACTACAAAATTCTATGCTTCATGTTCGATGGTTTTTACAATAATCTAATCATCAACATTTAGTAAGATTGGCAAGCATGTAGTAATTTCGTATTCTTCGGCTCTTTAGAAAGAGTTGTAAATGGATCGAAGATCAGCAATCTAGTCGATTGACTTGATTATCAATTGACGTAAGAATTGTAAATCTTCACTTAATCAATCTTgcatacataaatattattttatataccgCAGGATTCTCGGCTTTAATATTAAAGCGTTGttaaattcctttttttttttttttttcactttcgctCTTTGTCGTTCATGAAATACATACCTTATAACATCccgtaattaattattatcacgaATACTAGGCTGTTTAATTTTGGTGCGATATATAGATACAGTATATAAATAGATGAAGTAACCTTagtacaaaatgattttttagcTGCGTACGTAATAGAAACACATACTGATACAATTATAAATCGTATGTAAATGAGTTTCTATACTAAGTTCTCAATTGATCAACgtgtttgtaaataaataaaatagaatataaattaccTAACAAGTAAAGATGAGGGtgccgaaaaaaaaggataagCTTGGTGATGGTATGAATAAGATATTACTattgccgaaaaattttcatttcgtttctaTGAAGCATATAACTACATTAAATAGTATGGCGCTTAATTAGCTGACATATCAGTAATAGAAATTTCAATCTCTCGCCTCAGAGGAATCCTATTTGTAATACAGAAATACGTACCtacataaatttaaatttaaaaaaaaagcactaaattttttccatgacAATGATACACagtaaataatatacaatcattattttatacaatcaACGAAATTTACTGACAATTAATTAAAGCGATGAAATGATTCATCGAAATATAATTTcacacgtacatacgtattattatttttacacatttttatacgtatttcTTATTGTCGTTTCGTGTTCAGGTTTTTTCCCCCCTGAGTATACTATATAGTTGTTATGTTTATTTCTCATACAAAAGTTTATTCGAATTGTAAACGAAAACTGCGACGACAAGTATGATCAAAAGAATTTTCTATCAAACCCCGAAATTTCCAATAAACCGCATTGATGATATGCTTGTGTAATTATATTAGCTGTTAGTCAAAAACTTCTAATTATGtgaatttgttcaaatttccCACTGAAAATACATGATCAAAAAACGTATAtacaaattattgaaatttgtcTTCATTAATGCTTCTAACTGCACGTGTTAGTATCGTCGTAATTAATGTAAGTCGTTGAAAACTTGTGTGATAGGTGAaacaaagagaagaaaaaaaaagaagagaataaaaattgaaaaagtagaagaaatACAAAAAGACAATTAGCAACTCGTGTTCACTGTATTGTGTTCAAGTACgtaatacatgtatgtatgcatatttattatacatcgtGTGCATAAATTAATTCTTTCCTCCATGTTTAACTTTTGTTTCTTACGAACGAAGCCGCTCAACAGCTGTAAAATGATCACATTTATTGAGagtttcgataatttttttttaattttagttaCCGCTAGACAAAATCGAAATGAGAAGATCGACGTTTCGAACGTATCTTAACCagtgaatttttccaattacttttattttttgtatgatCTCATATTTCCCGCTAATTTTGCTCTGCGCGAAATACGATTTCATATTTCCCGCTAATTTGAATTTGGAGGAAATACTTTCCTTAGATGCGGGAAatgctactttttttttcccaaagaTGAGGGGAAAAAAGTGAAGCGGGAATAATATCCCAATTTTGTCCCGCTTTTCAGGTAATAAACGTGAACATTATGGCTGTGAGTCGGGAATAAAAGTATGTTTGTGTCTGTCCATATCTAATTATATCTTATGATTAATATTGTCAGTTCTTACTTGCAAAGTAAATTAATAGTAAACTAAACATCACGCAGATTCGAACAGAAGTTATTAATAACACGTGAATGTGTACgtgaataatttgttttttttttcaattcgaaacCTACGGTtttgtaataatgataatacgTCGTTACaagtatataaaaatacactGTTAACCGAACTACTTAAACAGAAATCAGGCGGCCAGTGGGTAGCATTGATATTCCATGTACGTACAGCAGAATGCCGTGTggaaatttattgcagcatATGCGATGCGATATATACCGTTTCCAGAATAATATAAACAAGTCGCAATCCGTGTATATCAAAAAGTATCAATTGCTGAACGAgtagaaataattaaacaagaaagaaaaaaaggacaaACGATTTTACGAGCACTTTAGCATTTCCACCGatcagaattttttatcagGTTAATTTCATGCCACGAATTCAGCTCACTTATCCGGTGTGCAAAAATCTTGGATAGACACGTTGTATGATTACATTCGAATTAGGTGGAGTAACAGCTGAGTACTTGTTATTACAGTTGCGAATAGTTGCGAATTTGGCGCATCACCGTTAAACGGCTTTCTCGCATTTGAATTTCGAGCGAACGTTACACGTATATTCAAGGCACGCGAGACCTTGAATTAGGAGTAGCATTTATCGCGGTCAAATAATATTACGGTGCTTAAATTAATATtgcaatataatttttttccttcctatTTTGCTGTCCTCATTAACCGCTCATGGAAAACATCGAAGCAAGACTTTCTACTATTTCGAACAGATTTTAACGTATCTAGTATAATTTCAAAACGCAAAGAGAATAAAGTAGTTCCATCTTCGTTGAAATCTTTGAATATGGATATTATAAGACTATTTCAATCAAAGAACAAATGGAAGTTTATCCAAATAATTTTATCCATAGAACCATGTATCGTTCATAGTTTTCTTTTACCGACAATCGTAAGTATGTTTCTTTTGtcggttatatttttttttacgtagcgAAGAATGCACCGTATTGAAGTTAGTTTATTTCAGTATTAAACTGGTTCATGCGAAGTTATTGTATAAGTGGTATGAGAGCAGTTGCGATGCCTTCGAGTACCGACTAAAATACTATTTATCGTCATCAACGTATGATACAAATGCATGACACATTTGTAGACGTTGAAGTGACGCATTTGACTTAGTTCGAAGCTGATCTCTCGTTCAGATGTATGATATCATTATAACGCGTCAAGGTTCTTTGATTTACAGTTTTTCCCACACGATCCAGCACGTCGATTATTCGGTTGTAATTAACATTAGAAATACCGAAATTAAGACGAAGCTATTTCTACCAAAACAAGTCAAAATAACTGGTCTTCAAAAAATACcaattcataaaattttatattattaagaTTTTTTGAAGACTAGTCATTTTGACTGTAGTTCTAGTGTTAACAATGAGATATCTTCTAAGTTCCTGAATTATAGGCATTGCCTCAATTCAATTGATTCACTTCGATTTGGGTATTTTATGCGCGTTTTCTTCGTGACTCAGTCTGGGATGATATGTATCCATGGTAGTTGAATCAGACGTTTCGATATTTGTTCAGCATTGCCAGAAGGTCGTGTGAAAAACTGCGGTAAAAGTGGAATTTCCACAACGGCCGCAGTTTTCTTGTTCTCACAGGAAAAACGATATTCTTTAGTGAAGTAGAGAAGTATCAGGAATACACGTCAGTCAGGAAAGAAATTCTCCGGCGTTTCTGTAATCCACAACCGTATTTATTATCTCATACGTGACTCACTCCCGCTGTTAGATCTGACAATGAGAGTAGCTCTGACGGCTCTCAAACGACGCGTGattaaaaaaactaatttgtttttatttaccgTCGATTTTACtctagaaaatttaattttcattagaaatatttacaatagaGAGATTTCCGGTAGAACCGGAACTTTAGATTGAACGGGACatggcaatttttcatgcccatTATTTTGTTGTAAAATCTTGTATGATTTAGTGATTTTCATCGAGCCGTTTCCGAGATCATCGTGAGAATTTGTCGGACAGACCgagatttttataaaaacttgtttttcatattttagaGGTTGAAAGAGTCGTTGAAATCAGAAAGTGATTTTCGACCGAAATCAATACTTTTGTTAGATCCATAAAGgcgatgaaaagtaaaaaatgattgtatgGATGCCGAATACGATGTCTGGAGTTACTTAttatgtgcaaaaaaaaaaaaaaggaaactgAAGGAAATAAATGAGCACGTCCGCacaattttgattttagaGTAGTTAATTATACTTTCTAC
It includes:
- the Frmd5 gene encoding FERM domain-containing protein 5 isoform X4; this encodes MLKFGSKNDVTVVHRATIRLLDDTEIIQCDFQPQHKGRFILEYVCKQLNILETDYFGLRYVDHSRQRHWLDLAKTAIKQVKDMDPILFSFRVKFYPPDPFRLKEEITRYQVYQQLKRDLLHGRLYCSPGEAALLAACVVQSELGDYDPEIHEGNYISEHKLLLKQTETIEEKAMDLHQTQLKGFTPEQAETHFLRLASQLDTYAVDPHPVKDHRGSQLYLGINHCGILTFQGSRKTHHFRWPEVQKINYEGKMFIVHLTFNECPTGSSCRHVWRCAIEQMLFFTLPRASDAPVVSGGSIFSWGTKFKYTGRTEKEVLEETGPLRKEEPAIQRGNARTSSLRRKASSVPATPSTPSQDLVEIRYSSLPRSCHSAGLDGTGMCESGGVPFSSPYCPDNTLPLLETVSEDQEIHARRNNAVDENDSHASAAGEQIQPVKKLKFAKTTFSKAPPLYSQRIVIGTEELSGKNIDKLVRQKIDSFEKSPKVVRSTALIVKTSKTLANGISSCPNSSTFNSTSNIKLNGNVYLSKDSAPTDLSRGLSSSSGPLLVDHNLQDIAGMRKFQVNPKIDDPAPGRNRINFTDGDSLSNTVGADEADTNDYYFRDSFDHSSSESQLLDATGKPHSRSVTPVPKMQKLQNSKLCLQVQGSGKVSHKRLHVIKIFVPALMLTIVVLCIVTVLIFETDTALFNSMRKTPEMVALRNQCYAPIREFLKSKFGLF
- the Frmd5 gene encoding FERM domain-containing protein 5 isoform X6, encoding MLKFGSKNDVTVVHRATIRLLDDTEIIQCDFQPQHKGRFILEYVCKQLNILETDYFGLRYVDHSRQRHWLDLAKTAIKQVKDMDPILFSFRVKFYPPDPFRLKEEITRYQVYQQLKRDLLHGRLYCSPGEAALLAACVVQSELGDYDPEIHEGNYISEHKLLLKQTETIEEKAMDLHQTQLKGFTPEQAETHFLRLASQLDTYAVDPHPVKDHRGSQLYLGINHCGILTFQGSRKTHHFRWPEVQKINYEGKMFIVHLTFNEDLRTKKKHTVGFKCPTGSSCRHVWRCAIEQMLFFTLPRASDAPVVSGGSIFSWGTKFKYTGRTEKEVLEETGPLRKEEPAIQRGNARTSSLRRKASSVPATPSTPSQDLVEIRYSSLPRSCHSAGLDGTGMCESGGVPFSSPYCPDNTLPLLETVSEDQEIHARRNNDSAPTDLSRGLSSSSGPLLVDHNLQDIAGMRKFQVNPKIDDPAPGRNRINFTDGDSLSNTVGADEADTNDYYFRDSFDHSSSESQLLDATGKPHSRSVTPVPKMQKLQNSKLCLQVQGSGKVSHKRLHVIKIFVPALMLTIVVLCIVTVLIFETDTALFNSMRKTPEMVALRNQCYAPIREFLKSKFGLF